The genomic DNA TCGGAGGCCGCTGTGTGTTGACAATGCTTCTGTCCTGTTTCCACAGACGAGCAGTGAATGTGGCTCTGCTGTGTCAACCAgatcctctctctctgatgatGAAGACATGGGCTGGAGCTTCTCCTGGCCCCCCACTGCCTGGCACTGTTTTCtcaaaggtacacacacactcaaatacacactcaaatacacatgcatacactgGAAAAATATGTACAAGAACACCTCTGTTTGGTTTGATATCGTCTGTGTCATATACTGAATGGGTGACTGCTCTTTTCTGCCATCAGGCACTCATCTGCGTTTCCACAGTGGCTGTAACGTGGAgtggcaggaagtggaggagttGGATTCTGCTGAGGAAGACTCTTACAATGCAGAGCAGTCCAGATCTCTGAAGGTACATGATGCAACAAGTCGTTTAAGtctcacatatacagtataattaCAGAAATGCATCACAAACGTTCTATGCTCCCTCTTTCAGAGTTACGGCTCTGAGGGTCTGCAGCTGGTGGAGCGCTCAGAGACCGTGTTGTCTGGTCACGCCGTCCTacagctgacctttgaccccggTGCATTTGGACACGTCCCTATGACCGCCAGGTGCCAACTCGACCACCCCTTCTATGTGAAAAACAAAGGTAGGAGCGATGCTGTTGAAACACTAAATCTGACTGTTCAGCTTCGCTAAAATGTCTTCTTTACACAttgtctgtccttctgtccaTCAGGATGGTCATCCTTCTACCCAAGCTTGACTGTGGTGCATTATGGGATACCATGCTATGAAATGGAGATAGGAGACATTTGCCTGCCTCCAGGACACAGAGACGCCAAACACACGGACGACTCGCTGGTCTTTGATGCCTTTAGGAggtaaaatacactttttactGAAAATGATTCAGTATTGGTTGCTTTTCATAAAACCCAAAAATCACCAAAAAGATAattgtgtgtttaaacacatgtgtttgtgtgtggctctTTCTCAGTCACGATTTCACTCCTCTGGACTCCTCTGCCGTTTACGTGTTGAGCAGCATGGCCAGACGGCGACGTGCCTCCCAGTCCAGCGGAGGAGCTGCTTCTCCGGACAGAGACGCACTACATGGTAGAGGTACTGTGTGATTAAGCAGAGACATTAAGAGCATGCACTGTGATACACAAATAGTAAGATATAAAAACACCGGAGCACGGTTGAGGATACAGttcatgagaaaagaaaagagaatgtAGTAAGTGGTGATTGCTTAAGGGATTTTAAAAGGATCTTACGTGAATCTGTTTGAATCCCACAGACACCCACAGTCCCAGCAACTCCCGCTCTCCTCATCAAAAGCCAACCAGGGGCCAGTCTGCCGGAGCACAGGGAGGAAGTAGTGCCCCGGCTGTTAAGTGCAAGCGGCCAATGAACGCCTTCATGCTGTTCGCCAAGAAGTTCAGGGTGGAGTACACGCAGATGTACCCGGGCAAGGACAACAGGTAGGGCGTGCGCTGTGATGTGTGTCGCGAAGCCGCAAGGGGGATTCATGTGTGTTcaatgttaatgtgtgtgtgtgtggtagagcGATCAGCGTCCTGCTCGGCGAGCACTGGAAGAAAATGCGAAGTGAGGAGCGGCGGGCGTTCACCCTACAGGCCAAAGCCCTCGCAGACGAACAGAAAAGACTCAACCCAGACTGCTGGAAACGCAAACGAACCAACTCTGTaaggacacacgcacacacacacacacacacacacacacacacacacacagtttgttttgtgctaCCTTTTAATTCAATTCCTCCTCTTTGCCTAACAGGGTTGTCAGGGAAATTAAGGCTTCGGGGATGaaaagaggacacacacacacacacacacacacacgcatattaCACAGCgacgaagaagaaaaaaccGCGCTGAACCTAATACTTTGCTTTGATATTAGATTTGATTAACAACAGACTGGCCTTGATCTCCCAAAGTGAGGATTTGCTTCTGCTTTTTCAAAGCACAAACCTCGTCTCAGTCAAAACGAGCAGCGGCGTCTGCTTTCAGAAATTGTCACTCTCCTCTCACTTGCTTTTAGATTGTGCTGATTGttgagaggaaaacatttttatatggTGAATTCAACAAAGTGTCACATTTCCAAACCAGATGAAGATCAGCAGGGTTCTGGCTACGACAGAAATGTGACCgttatattaaatcaaataagtCTGGTGATTTTCAGTCTGTCATATGCTTGGGTGGGCGTTGTGGTGCTGTAGCATTTTAGTCGAAAATGTAGCTATTTTCCCCAaattatactttatatacaaagaaatatacaaaatatttgCTTGCATTTTTTACTTGTATTTGCACTTGGTGTAATTTTACCAAagttaacattttaacattgttttcatGTAATTCATCCtggaaaatgtaattattaaatTAGAATGACTCTCATACCTCCTCCAAGGACAAAATCCTGCACCAAATCTGTTGTTTGTTGGGACATGGTTCTCAAACTATTGAAGAGCTGAAACAACTACTACaccctatgaaaccacatttgaatccTGTAGGTTCAGATTTTTCATTGGATCTGATCCAAATTTAACAAATTCAGACATATCAGTCAGAgtccctttgtccagatctgcaaaaaaattgaattgacttCCACCAAATTGGACAAATGGACTTTGGCAGTccacataacctccttggcaaaggtaGCAGGAGTACATCACAAATCCTCAACAGGCTGTATTTACCTCAACTAAACAAATAATCAAGCCTTAAAATACAGACAGTTTAAtcagtgtaaatgtttttgtcaaatgAATCTCCATCTAGACCTgatctgtttttagtttttaacattgaaaacatttcacaattcAGAATGCCTTTACTTCCTTTagaaggcttttattttgaaaaaggagTTTCCTATGCAGTGTAATGAGAGAATGATTATGCTAATCCACAATCCCCATTATAGTACAGGTTTCATTAACATCATTAATAACCTCCGTTTGGTTGTTATTTGTAGGATTTGCAATAATTAACAAAGTAAATACCTTAACAGGAGAGTAAATTGCTGTTAGATCTGCATACAGGAACTGCTGAGACCCTGGATCCTCAGCAGCTGTATGTTACTGCTTTTGATTTTGACATCCCATTGTGCCATAAtaacatgttttcactgtgttctgCCAAAGTGTCTTTGTGTATAATCAAACACATAAATGCAGGAGAGGGTTCATGTTACTCACAGATTTATAAAAAGCTTGTTTAGGAAAATATTTTCTACCATAGTCAGACTGGGATCATTTTTTCTccagaaaaacaactttgactTCAGTGTAAAAATAGATCATTTCAAATTTGTCTAAGCTGTTGTGGTCACAACAATATTTTGGGGGGAACAGGCTCACCATAAAAGTGTTCTGcatttgtcatatttaaaaagaaaccttttttttgtgtattttaatcgGAGTGTTTGGATTTTTTGGGGTTAGAAACGCAACAGACAGGATTCTCTTCCCTGGGCTCAGCAATCTCTCTCGTTTGTTAAACGATGGAGGGGAGTGTTGCTCTCAGAGCCCAGAGGAGTTACGATACAAAGAGTTTCAAAAAGACACAGTTGAGGAGCTGTTGCAATAATTAAAGATAATACGACGAGGAAACCCAGGGCCCTCAAGGACTACCTGGATATTGAAAACTAAGACCCAGGACTAAGAAAGCAAAAACATGTACAATGTTCCCTTTAATAAAAACCCAGCATTGTTAAAGGGATAATACATGCTCCTCAAATACTGAGTCGATACTCTCAAACCTGGTGTGTGAGGCTTTAGGAACatggtgtgactgtgtgaatcTCTGTGTGCTGACCTTCATGTGTGAAGGCAGGAATCTGCTTCAATcatagactctatataaagatggacgacataatggctccccaaaagtgaaaacCAAAGCGTGTAGattggtggctggctgcagtatgtcATAAgccatgcctcctccatgttagtggatgggacatgagacaaactaaaaagtcaagaCAGTTTCTGTCACTGATGTGCCTTGTTTTCATCACTTAattgatgctatgaaaacaaGGTGAAACTGGTTTAGAAAGACGTCAGAAGCACAAAGTGGCAGCACCTGCCGCAGCCCAGATGTTTGACGTCCATCTTTTTTAACAGTGTCTGATTTCAATGCTTGAaatttttacagaaaaaaaaaaaagaaatgaaaatatttccAGAATATTTCCAGCGCTCACACTCTCACTGCATAACGAGGTTTATTCTTAATGCACTATATACACTTTATCTTATGTGACTGCAACAGTATCACGTGTAATGACAAATATTAATATGACTatatacagaaatatatatattttttggttCTGACTTAATCTTTGTTACGCTTTCATGGTTGTGCATTGATTATTTGAATTTTGTATGTCGTTGCGATCATGTCGTGTACAGGTCCATCAGGGGAGACAATGCAATATATTGTATGATAgtataaataaaagcatgagaaagctatttcctttttttgtcctgcctgtcttttcttgtttcaacattttttttcgCCTACCAGAAAAAgaagtttaaaacaaacacagcttgAAACAAATCTTTAATTGTGCTGCTTCAGCCTGTTGCTATATACAAACTGCACCAGTATATATCTGGAGATAAAGGTATAGACATTAAGCTGCTATGTAAtcataaagataataaaaagagACAACATTCCATTAAAACTATAAACATGATCAATATTTCCAGGCTAAAATTATCAAATAGAATCCACacagttatttatatatatgtgtaaatgGCTAGAAAATCACCTTTTAtagtaaaatagaaaatatatagaGGTACAATATAAACATACAGGAATTTGGCCTTTCAATGTGTTCAGGGATATTTACAGAGAAACAGTTGGATCTGCTTTGAGTCACTCCCAGGCTTCGCCGCAGTTGGGTCCGTGCGATTTAGCATCCCGAGGTGATGAGGGACGAAAAACGGGCGCAGATTGAGGCTGCAGCGAGGTTTGAGAGCGACTCAGAGCTCGATTGATTCAGTCGGACGCAACGGCAACATTTGGACTTTACTcaaaaaaatggaaacagtcatAAGAAGTGGCACAGGGACGCAGAGGGAGTCACAGCTTTGAGTTTTCAGCCCCCTCAGCTCATTGTCTGAAATCTGAGTATTTGCAACAACACAGAAGATAAATGGTGTCATGATTTTCCTCTGGCTGATTCCACCCATTGATTATTCTGCAACAAGACTCATCTGAGAGGTCGTGATATTTTCTGCTCACCATCAAAACATCAGGATCcagattcatttagatttaaaccGACCACAGCTTCAGCCGTGTTTGATGGAATATCACTTTAATACCTCCTCTCCGACCTTTACAACACTGACACTGATCCCCTTTAAGAAAATAGATACAGACCTCACATCAGTCTCATTATTTTGGCATATTATTCCCACAGTTGTATCAAAACAGGTTTTTAAGTACAATAGCATGAGTTACAAAAAGGCACCAGAGACCATGTGGCAGTGGCAACGAGACAGAAGCAGAATTCAACAGCAGTAAACACCAGCGGTCATTTCACTGTCACCAGTGAGGCCTTAAAGGTTTTGGTTATTGAAACATTACTATAAATTCTGTCGATTATTGTGCAGGGAATCAACTATTTATCAGGAATTATCATCGATCATATGGTTCTTTATACTGATTGgactttgtatttttattagtGTTAATTTCAACAATTTAAAGGAAAGACGAAAACtaaaaaataacaaaggagAAACAATAGATGAGAAactacaaataaaagaaatccatgttaaagaaagattCAGATGAGGGAAGTTTAAGAATTTTAAAGACAGGTCCTtactgtgataaaaaaaatctataattcTATAAATTTGAATTTCGGTTTCACTTTTTCAAAAATACGTATTTACTCTATatttactttgagtttttaacaGACTTTTGGCCTTTTCTCAGAAAGTACTgaacctctgctgctgcttcacactgaGCAGTCGCAGTTTTTTCGCTGGAAAGGCAGTGAAGCTTTTTTGGTTCCACACTTCAACATGGGATTGTTCCACTTTGTTTAATACGCCATcacaattttaataataaatgtgcATAAATCATAAACTCTGCTTGTTTTATTAAGATGTTGCTTCATGTGTTCTGGTCCAGATAATCtgcagcccttttttttttatgtaggAGTGGTCATGCTCTAGTCAGGTTTATTTACTCATCTATAAAACATTAGAACAGGATCTAGTAACCCTATGTAATGCCATTAGTTAACTTGGAAACCCCTTGTAAAGATTGCTGCTACGGCGATGTGGCGGTTAACACCAGAAATGTGTCTCTAGTAGATTCTGTAGTGTGAgaccccgttcagacctggtattaacatgcgTCCTGACCGATcccatcacaagtggtcagttCAGGTGTGAAGGCACCCAAGTGTGTCCTCAATGTGTCCGGATCCGATCCTTGAAACCACATCCAGAGCTGGTCTGGTATCCAGAGCTGGTCTGGTATTCAGAGCTGATCTGGTATCCAGAGGTGGTCTTTTCCgctgtgtgaatgtaaatacaTCCTGGGCCACCAGCTGacatcctctcccctcctcaaGTTTCACAATCAAtcaatttttatttcacatttattcttCTCAATGATCatatgttggtttgtttgtagcCAACACCACAATACCAACACTGATCAACACATCATGGTTCATAACTTTTTTGGTCACATTTTTCTTCGCAGCTGCATGAATTCATTCATTCGTTCCgtcacacattcattcactcagTCAGTCCCTCCCGACTTCCCCTGCACCGACTCATCAGGACACATGTTAGTACCAGGTGTGGACAGAGGAATTTAACACTGTCCGGTTGTGATGGGACcgctcaggacagatgttggtACCAGCTGTGGACAGGGTCTCACAGCAACATATGGAAATCCAAGTCATGATCTGTGTAAACTCACTATATGGTGAACCTGGTACTGCGATGATTTTGTTTCCACAGTTACCTGCAGTGTTTTAGATGACTTAAGGCTTTACTGGATTAAACTGGATCGTTAGgttctatttttatatttttaatcacCATCTCTGGTTACAGAACATACTGTGCAGTCAAGCATCAGCATGGACCACCGACACAAGCCAAACCTCAGTCACCACATCACTGGAGTGTgcgtttttttgtgtgtgtgtgtgtgtgtgtgtgtctctacatGAGTGACTCCAAGCTCTCTGCGATGTTGGTCTGTCCCAGTGGTACAGATCCGTTGGTCTCTGGACTCTGCAGGGCTCTCTGGTCCTCTTGGCTGCTCACCAGAC from Paralichthys olivaceus isolate ysfri-2021 chromosome 23, ASM2471397v2, whole genome shotgun sequence includes the following:
- the LOC109632948 gene encoding HMG box-containing protein 1-like isoform X7, translating into MVWEVVTPAVLSDPKDQKVQELELQAEHTVMTDVDGDQSHDLLRCDEHFPSSPGCPTSDSYMEYDDLPDLQEVREEEEPTAPPVYQVEVGVSHQQVHAYAATHSPQPPDTRWLTQLAHIATGPQSPLLQESPHSSSSLVCISRISSDLHSYARPPPPPLPSSSLSPPRGHGRERRHSRTSSECGSAVSTRSSLSDDEDMGWSFSWPPTAWHCFLKGTHLRFHSGCNVEWQEVEELDSAEEDSYNAEQSRSLKSYGSEGLQLVERSETVLSGHAVLQLTFDPGAFGHVPMTARCQLDHPFYVKNKGWSSFYPSLTVVHYGIPCYEMEIGDICLPPGHRDAKHTDDSLVFDAFRSHDFTPLDSSAVYVLSSMARRRRASQSSGGAASPDRDALHGRDTHSPSNSRSPHQKPTRGQSAGAQGGSSAPAVKCKRPMNAFMLFAKKFRVEYTQMYPGKDNRAISVLLGEHWKKMRSEERRAFTLQAKALADEQKRLNPDCWKRKRTNSGCQGN
- the LOC109632948 gene encoding HMG box-containing protein 1-like isoform X6; the protein is MVWEVVTPAVLSDPKDQKVQELELQAEHTVVMTDVDGDQSHDLLRCDEHFPSSPGCPTSDSYMEYDDLPDLQEVREEEEPTAPPVYQVEVGVSHQQVHAYAATHSPQPPDTRWLTQLAHIATGPQSPLLQESPHSSSSLVCISRISSDLHSYARPPPPPLPSSSLSPPRGHGRERRHSRTSSECGSAVSTRSSLSDDEDMGWSFSWPPTAWHCFLKGTHLRFHSGCNVEWQEVEELDSAEEDSYNAEQSRSLKSYGSEGLQLVERSETVLSGHAVLQLTFDPGAFGHVPMTARCQLDHPFYVKNKGWSSFYPSLTVVHYGIPCYEMEIGDICLPPGHRDAKHTDDSLVFDAFRSHDFTPLDSSAVYVLSSMARRRRASQSSGGAASPDRDALHGRDTHSPSNSRSPHQKPTRGQSAGAQGGSSAPAVKCKRPMNAFMLFAKKFRVEYTQMYPGKDNRAISVLLGEHWKKMRSEERRAFTLQAKALADEQKRLNPDCWKRKRTNSGCQGN
- the LOC109632948 gene encoding HMG box-containing protein 1-like isoform X3; translation: MCLNLDGSPPTATPVSPHHPNHIQLSQDHVPPPVCVWKLCFSDIMVWEVVTPAVLSDPKDQKVQELELQAEHTVVMTDVDGDQSHDLLRCDEHFPSSPGCPTSDSYMEYDDLPDLQEVREEEEPTAPPVYQVEVGVSHQQVHAYAATHSPQPPDTRWLTQLAHIATGPQSPLLQESPHSRISSDLHSYARPPPPPLPSSSLSPPRGHGRERRHSRTSSECGSAVSTRSSLSDDEDMGWSFSWPPTAWHCFLKGTHLRFHSGCNVEWQEVEELDSAEEDSYNAEQSRSLKSYGSEGLQLVERSETVLSGHAVLQLTFDPGAFGHVPMTARCQLDHPFYVKNKGWSSFYPSLTVVHYGIPCYEMEIGDICLPPGHRDAKHTDDSLVFDAFRSHDFTPLDSSAVYVLSSMARRRRASQSSGGAASPDRDALHGRDTHSPSNSRSPHQKPTRGQSAGAQGGSSAPAVKCKRPMNAFMLFAKKFRVEYTQMYPGKDNRAISVLLGEHWKKMRSEERRAFTLQAKALADEQKRLNPDCWKRKRTNSGCQGN
- the LOC109632948 gene encoding HMG box-containing protein 1-like isoform X4 — translated: MIQLSAGFSDIMVWEVVTPAVLSDPKDQKVQELELQAEHTVVMTDVDGDQSHDLLRCDEHFPSSPGCPTSDSYMEYDDLPDLQEVREEEEPTAPPVYQVEVGVSHQQVHAYAATHSPQPPDTRWLTQLAHIATGPQSPLLQESPHSSSSLVCISRISSDLHSYARPPPPPLPSSSLSPPRGHGRERRHSRTSSECGSAVSTRSSLSDDEDMGWSFSWPPTAWHCFLKGTHLRFHSGCNVEWQEVEELDSAEEDSYNAEQSRSLKSYGSEGLQLVERSETVLSGHAVLQLTFDPGAFGHVPMTARCQLDHPFYVKNKGWSSFYPSLTVVHYGIPCYEMEIGDICLPPGHRDAKHTDDSLVFDAFRSHDFTPLDSSAVYVLSSMARRRRASQSSGGAASPDRDALHGRDTHSPSNSRSPHQKPTRGQSAGAQGGSSAPAVKCKRPMNAFMLFAKKFRVEYTQMYPGKDNRAISVLLGEHWKKMRSEERRAFTLQAKALADEQKRLNPDCWKRKRTNSGCQGN
- the LOC109632948 gene encoding HMG box-containing protein 1-like isoform X5; the encoded protein is MIQLSAGFSDIMVWEVVTPAVLSDPKDQKVQELELQAEHTVMTDVDGDQSHDLLRCDEHFPSSPGCPTSDSYMEYDDLPDLQEVREEEEPTAPPVYQVEVGVSHQQVHAYAATHSPQPPDTRWLTQLAHIATGPQSPLLQESPHSSSSLVCISRISSDLHSYARPPPPPLPSSSLSPPRGHGRERRHSRTSSECGSAVSTRSSLSDDEDMGWSFSWPPTAWHCFLKGTHLRFHSGCNVEWQEVEELDSAEEDSYNAEQSRSLKSYGSEGLQLVERSETVLSGHAVLQLTFDPGAFGHVPMTARCQLDHPFYVKNKGWSSFYPSLTVVHYGIPCYEMEIGDICLPPGHRDAKHTDDSLVFDAFRSHDFTPLDSSAVYVLSSMARRRRASQSSGGAASPDRDALHGRDTHSPSNSRSPHQKPTRGQSAGAQGGSSAPAVKCKRPMNAFMLFAKKFRVEYTQMYPGKDNRAISVLLGEHWKKMRSEERRAFTLQAKALADEQKRLNPDCWKRKRTNSGCQGN
- the LOC109632948 gene encoding HMG box-containing protein 1-like isoform X1, producing MCLNLDGSPPTATPVSPHHPNHIQLSQDHVPPPVCVWKLCFSDIMVWEVVTPAVLSDPKDQKVQELELQAEHTVVMTDVDGDQSHDLLRCDEHFPSSPGCPTSDSYMEYDDLPDLQEVREEEEPTAPPVYQVEVGVSHQQVHAYAATHSPQPPDTRWLTQLAHIATGPQSPLLQESPHSSSSLVCISRISSDLHSYARPPPPPLPSSSLSPPRGHGRERRHSRTSSECGSAVSTRSSLSDDEDMGWSFSWPPTAWHCFLKGTHLRFHSGCNVEWQEVEELDSAEEDSYNAEQSRSLKSYGSEGLQLVERSETVLSGHAVLQLTFDPGAFGHVPMTARCQLDHPFYVKNKGWSSFYPSLTVVHYGIPCYEMEIGDICLPPGHRDAKHTDDSLVFDAFRSHDFTPLDSSAVYVLSSMARRRRASQSSGGAASPDRDALHGRDTHSPSNSRSPHQKPTRGQSAGAQGGSSAPAVKCKRPMNAFMLFAKKFRVEYTQMYPGKDNRAISVLLGEHWKKMRSEERRAFTLQAKALADEQKRLNPDCWKRKRTNSGCQGN
- the LOC109632948 gene encoding HMG box-containing protein 1-like isoform X8, with the protein product MVWEVVTPAVLSDPKDQKVQELELQAEHTVVMTDVDGDQSHDLLRCDEHFPSSPGCPTSDSYMEYDDLPDLQEVREEEEPTAPPVYQVEVGVSHQQVHAYAATHSPQPPDTRWLTQLAHIATGPQSPLLQESPHSRISSDLHSYARPPPPPLPSSSLSPPRGHGRERRHSRTSSECGSAVSTRSSLSDDEDMGWSFSWPPTAWHCFLKGTHLRFHSGCNVEWQEVEELDSAEEDSYNAEQSRSLKSYGSEGLQLVERSETVLSGHAVLQLTFDPGAFGHVPMTARCQLDHPFYVKNKGWSSFYPSLTVVHYGIPCYEMEIGDICLPPGHRDAKHTDDSLVFDAFRSHDFTPLDSSAVYVLSSMARRRRASQSSGGAASPDRDALHGRDTHSPSNSRSPHQKPTRGQSAGAQGGSSAPAVKCKRPMNAFMLFAKKFRVEYTQMYPGKDNRAISVLLGEHWKKMRSEERRAFTLQAKALADEQKRLNPDCWKRKRTNSGCQGN
- the LOC109632948 gene encoding HMG box-containing protein 1-like isoform X2; this encodes MCLNLDGSPPTATPVSPHHPNHIQLSQDHVPPPVCVWKLCFSDIMVWEVVTPAVLSDPKDQKVQELELQAEHTVMTDVDGDQSHDLLRCDEHFPSSPGCPTSDSYMEYDDLPDLQEVREEEEPTAPPVYQVEVGVSHQQVHAYAATHSPQPPDTRWLTQLAHIATGPQSPLLQESPHSSSSLVCISRISSDLHSYARPPPPPLPSSSLSPPRGHGRERRHSRTSSECGSAVSTRSSLSDDEDMGWSFSWPPTAWHCFLKGTHLRFHSGCNVEWQEVEELDSAEEDSYNAEQSRSLKSYGSEGLQLVERSETVLSGHAVLQLTFDPGAFGHVPMTARCQLDHPFYVKNKGWSSFYPSLTVVHYGIPCYEMEIGDICLPPGHRDAKHTDDSLVFDAFRSHDFTPLDSSAVYVLSSMARRRRASQSSGGAASPDRDALHGRDTHSPSNSRSPHQKPTRGQSAGAQGGSSAPAVKCKRPMNAFMLFAKKFRVEYTQMYPGKDNRAISVLLGEHWKKMRSEERRAFTLQAKALADEQKRLNPDCWKRKRTNSGCQGN